The following nucleotide sequence is from Trifolium pratense cultivar HEN17-A07 linkage group LG2, ARS_RC_1.1, whole genome shotgun sequence.
ACCAGTAGATTTAGGACTTGATGCTCTCCcaaattatgaatttttctgtcctctatttttatatttattgcaATTTTTACCTTAAATATTGTGATTTTTGACATCATAAAAGGTGATTTATGGTCGGTAGATTTACTAAATTGATTTATTGTCTTCGACATTGAAtgtaaagatgaaatatcatgTTTGAAATCAAAATTCAGCTTTTTTTATATTACAAGTCGTCATTTTtaagggaaaaaacaaaaataaaatacgagTTATGATCAAAATtacaacaaatgtgaaaatagagGCCAAAAAGATTCGATTTTAAAATAGAgtaactattttcataagtttgataAAATAGAGGGACAAAAAATGCGattaaacttaaattttattgtgtttaaaattttaaagatgtTCTTAAGCATGACATATATAAGAGGTAAGAGACTCAACAAAAAGTAAATACGTTTTAAATACTACTATTATATACTTACTCCGTCCTTATTATAAGTATTttttcaaagataaaatttgtttttaaacatAAGTCTCTTATCAATTTTctagacacatttattattatttttctaaacaTAACTATACTTTGCATTAGAATATGAACAGCCAACTATAAATACATTTTTTCACAAAGGACAATTTAGTAATAATTGTAATATTTAAACTTCAAAATGAGACTTATTTCAAGGGAGGAGAGAGTAATAGAAAACGTTGTTAGAAActtcaaaatcttaaaaatttacTATCATTGTGTGTTATATGTGTTGTTATGTCATTTGCTTAACGATAATCAATCCCACTATAAGTCACATTGtcatcttaattttttatttttaaatgagtAAATCTAAAGTGGTAACATGGTCTCATGCTTTGATGGAATGGGCCCATGAAAATGAACCATTGATTTATTattggaaaatttctcatcccactacCCACTTTTTCACCACACCtttggaaattccatttttgtccttggttaaaaaattcggaacgcgttttctgaattttttagttcaaatttggaaaaaattcggaaaacacattccgaagttgttttttaaggcaaaaaaaattcagaaaacgcgttccgaatttttttaccaaaggcaaaaatggaattttcaggagtgtggtgagaaagtgggtaggtgggatgagaaattttcttaTTATTGGCATATATGCTAAAGGTATTTAATGGTAGATAGCTAAACCAACCAAGCTACGATGGAAAGTATAGTTTGTAACTTTGTATGTTTATTGATAACGTAAACGTCAAGTTAACACTAAAGTTGGGCAACTTGTGCGGttcttttcttcatttttattattttttgttttgttatttgttGGATCAAGAGTTGAATCTAGTCTAAATTTCAGATCCTTTCTTTCACATTACAAAGGAAGAGATGAGAAAATTGAAAGATAAAAGAAGAGATAAAGAGGATGAAGAGAGTGAAAGAAAGAGATGGAAAGGGACGACGAAcatttttaaatagtttttctttgtaataattttcattttagtgttttttgtGAATGTCTTTTGGTTTTTGAGAGCTTGTCAACCTTTTTTTACCGTTAATTTTTCTTGAAGTAATTTTTATCTTGGTGTCTTTTGTAAATGTCACCAATATTTAGATGAATTCAATGCTTCTATAAGTAAGAAGGTTAAATTGTTTGTAATCttcaattaaaacaataatGGTGTGTTgggtttaaaaaaatgaaagacggaagaaataaaaacacgaaaattaatgaataaatttgGACTAACTTTAGTCAAAGTTTATTTATTAgttctcatatttttttctttcttctctgtTTCTTTCCCTCAAATCAAACACATCACAAATGTCAAACTACCTTGAATGACAATACTTGACAACCATTGGGTCGTCATGTTGCCCATGTCTTTATAACCATTGTCATAAACATTGTAAACTGtgatacttttctttttttagaacCATTGAATAATCTTTCTCCAACAAATTCATCCTAAAATGAAattgatgttttgaattgaGATAGAGGTGTGTGGTTCGACTTTCACGTTCCTTTTCTCTATCACACCTTATTTCTTCGTTGAGTTATATACATCGGGTTGCTAGGACCCTTGAACTACTTTTCTATGTATAAATCATTCTTAATCTATTAGTATAACACAACTTTTTCCCATGAAAAACCTTTGTGTAGGTGCCCTTCTTAAatcaaattttctattttatttttagagtttGACATTTCTCTGTTAAATGACCATTAATTTGGTGGCATTCACAATATTGGAACTACACACTAATAAGCATTTTATATTAAGGgcataaatgaaatgaaaaagtgGTGAATTTTATGTTATGCGAGTTTTCTGTCCAACTTTGAGAGGAAGGGATTTTTGCTGGACCCGCATGTTAAATAGAGTATCATCTTTCTTTCCTCTTCTCTATTACAACCAAACGTGGAACAATTATTGAAATTTGAGCTTTTTCCCTTAGTTTCTTTCCTTCTATTTTCCCTTCAAACAAACAATGTGTAGGAATACCAGCATAGCTTAAATCTATGACTTCCCAAATATAAGATCGGACTTACTGTTTAATtggaacaagaaaaaaaaagcaatgagagagaaagaaactGAGACGACGGATTAAAAAATGTTGGGACACAACTTTTTTGAGTCTTCTCATATCAGCAAAGAAATGTGAAAGTGGAGAATAATTTTACCATTTTTTCCGTTTTATCCTTTCCTTGTCATGTGTGTCAATATAACaccaatgcctcaaaagtaaaacataacataacatgatAACAACTAGTAAAGTTTGGTATGAAAAAAACGAGAAAAAAAAGCGAGTAAACTGCCACATTGCTTCTTGAAAGTGGCATTCGCTGTCATAGTAATTCCTGAATCatcaaaaaacattttaaaattccTGAAAGTGACTTCCGTTAATCAGAATAGTCTCTGACGTTATTTTTCATCAAAGAACCGTTTGATAGTGATGCCGTGGACATTTTGTTAACTTTGTTGACCAATACATGTTacttctttttaaaatttgatgccAAAATGGAAGGGACCATATTGAAGgtaaaaaggaacaaaaatgaAGGTGAACATTGAATGACCAAAATGACAATTTTAGATAAACGTTAAGAGACTAAATTGAcctgaaatataaaataacccCCAAATATAAAAAGTTGAATCAATAACATTACTTTCGATAATCAATGcattatttgaaattaaaaaaatgattttttgtgaaaaatctgaaacaaactcTTTTAGGAAGAAGACAGTGGTATAATTacatttacaaataattaaagtgGCAACAAAATCAGAAAGAAAACAATAACAGAAAAACATAAAAGGTAATAAAACCAAGTtcatgagagagagaagaaaaggAAATCTCTCTCACACACAACACAAGACAGACACACACACAGCCATAAagttgaagagagagagagagagagagagagagagagagagagagagagagagagagagagagagagagagagagagagatgaaaaGTAGGGAAGTGAAAGCGGAAAAGAAGGCAAAATTGGGACAAAAGTTAAGGAGAGAGGTTTTGGTGGTAGGGAAAAGTAGTAGTAAGCCCCCTTCTACCCCATTaccctcttcttcttctttcacacTTCGGATTTCAAgtcctaataataataataataataataataacaacaaacaGTGTAGTAATAATAGTAATAGTTCCGTTATTATTCACCAGGACCACCACCGTTACCAAACACTACCCACCGTCTCTGTTAGGAAGCTTGCGGCGGCTCTTTGGGAATTTAACCATTACTTTCCACTTTTTCAAATGCATCGTCCTGTTGCCGCTGATTCTAGACTTCGCCGCCGCCATTATAACGACAAAGCTCATGATATTTCTAATTTCTTAGCTGATGCTTCTCCTAGTTCCCCTGATCAGgtttcaccttttttttttctactctTTCTGAAGTGTACctactattttgaatttttataggGTTTTACAATTCACCAATTTAGgttatgtttatattttaataccATGATCTAGAgactttcattttattttgatttggttcTTGCTATTTGGAGattattaatcattttatttattttaatcccTATCCTATCCATATTTATTATATGTTGAAACATTAGGTTAAATTAATCAATCCTTAGTTGGTTCAGTgttgattggcgctgaacttggttgGAAGGACCGTGGTTaaatccccgcaactgcgatcgtgAGGGGGcttgaaccacttgatgccagaactgacccccatTCCGATGGTgaaagtcaaaaaaaataaaaacaattaggTTAAATTGCTTCAAAAAAGAAACATTAGGTTGATTATCCTGATATAAGAGAGATATATCTATGTTGTTCTAGGTTGTGGAATTATAATAAATGTTGCTTTCATGCTTTATTTGAAGCTTTTTTTTCATTCTCTGTTTCAAAGGACCGAGTTACTTAGGGTCTGTTTTGATCGACTTATTTAAGCTTATCTACAAGCATtagttttgtgagactgtttgagagaacttatgaaaatagcttatgacagTTTTGATAAGTTTTTCTCAACttatttttgtaagttctcatatatagcttatgaaaatagctcgtagcatatataaaaaaaagttatcttcattttatcttttgatataaaaataacttatgtaaGCTTGTACATAAGCGTTTATCATGATAACCGTTTGtgctataagttgtttatccaaacaggctcTTAATCTAGCTTGATGTGCCTTGCTAGTTTTGCCCATTTCATGAAGATGTGAATTGACTGACATTGTCCCCTTTACCCCTTAGAATTTCACCTTTCCTCCTTGTCTAGGGATATACTCTGTGGCTAGTGCTACGGTGGATCATCTTTATAAGTGGTCTACCGTGGACTAGTGCTAAAAATTATTCTAAATTTTAATGATTGTGGACAATATTTTCTAAGATAAAAAATCACAACTCTCCTAGTCTTTAcggttaaaacttaaaacaatgACATGATTGAAGTCGGTTAATACAgattacattattatttttcgttattttagtcaaaatggtatcaattaagtcattatttTAGTCGTAATAATAAAGATGATCATTAACTTATACTTTCATTCAAACAACAATGTATGTtgtagttaaaattttaaatattttttaaaaactggtCCACAATGGACCACTTATAGCACTGGTCCATGTTAAAATTTTCCTATACTTTGTATCTATAACTGATACAATGATCTAAATGTTTTCACTGCCATCATCCTTCATTTTAATCACTGTTGCACCTTTTTCTCTCGTTTAGTAACatcattattatattttccATGTAAACTGTAAACGAGATTTGGTTATGTTCTAGGTGTGCAAATATCCATCTCATTCATTGTAATGCCGAAGTTTACtattttcttctatattttATGCCTTTTCCTGCATTTCTTGTAGATCAATTAATAGTTTCCTTGTGAGttttaaatgaaatgttttatttttaatttagtatttCATCTATAAACACTGCGACATGATTAGATGTTTACACAAAATCATTTACTGTCATTTCGTCACTAATCTTATGGAGAAGCAGTTTTCATTGACATTCTATGAAGCATGCACTGCGTCGTCTGGTATCCGTGTTGAACAAAAACACACACATGTCAATCACTTACTATTTCTAATTCTATTTGTAATcttttcacttatatttttcaaactatTACACCAGTGTATAGATGGGAATGTCACCATAATTAGATAAACGACAATATACACAAGATGCCTTTCAGATATTTATTATCTCTTAATTTAGGGTTtgtgtttttatattaatttgtacTCATTCTGTGTGTTGCATTGTAACTGTGTTGGtgtcataatttttaaaatttacagTGTCCCTATGTCTGCATATATTGTATTTGTTTCTCGCCTCGTGTTTGTGATTCTAGCTGACATTTCAACCATTCTGAAAAGAAACACATCCATAGTTCATTTAAACTGATATTTAAGTGCTCTTTCATCAGCCAGCTAGCGCAAGCAGTTTGAGGAGGCACGTTGCAGCATCACTAATGCAACATCATCGGGCAATTGAGAGAAACAACCATGCATTACAACCCTTGTCTCCTGCAAGTTATGGTAGTTCCATGGAGGTAAGCATCGATCCTTCCCCCAACCCTTATTTTGTGTATAATTGGTTCAATATGTAATACTGAATTGTATCCGTGTTTTCCCTTTCTTGGGTTGCAGATGACACCATATAATCCTGCAGCCACTCCTAATAGTTCCTTGGACTTCAAGGGAAGGATTGGTGAGCCACATTATAGTCTCAAAACATCTACAGAACTGTTAAAAGTGTTAAACAGAATATGGAGCTTGGAAGAACAGCACGCTTCTAACATATCATtgataaaaacattaaaaacagaGCTAGATCACACACGTATCAGGGTCAAAGAATTGCTTCGAGACCGACAGGCGGATCGACATGAGGTTGATGACCTGATGAAGCAAATTGCAGAGGATAAATTGGTCAGGAAGAGCAAAGAACAGGAACGACTACTCGCTGCTGTTCAATCTGTGCGTGAAGAACTTGGCGACGAGAGGAAATTAAGAAAACGGTCAGAGAGCATACATAGGAAACTAGCTCGGGAGCTTTCTGAGATGAAGTCTTCTCTTACTAGTGCTCTAAAAGACTTGGAGCAAGAGAGAACAAGAAGGAAATTATTAGAGAACCTCTGTGACAAATTTGCTAGGGGAATAAATGAATACGAGCAGGAGGTGCATGCGCTGAAACAAAAGTCCGAGAAGGATTGGGTTCAGAGAGCTGATCAAGATCGTTTAGTACTCCACATATCTGAATCATGGCTGGATGAACGTATGCAAATGCAACTGGAAGCAGCTCAGAATGGTTTTACGGATAAGAATTCCATTGTTGATAAACTAAGCCTTGAAATAGAGACTTTTATTAAAGCTAAACAAAATAGTAGGAATACGGAAAATCCAGTGGTAAGGGAACGCCGGAACTCATTGGAATCTGTACCACTGAATGACATTGTTAGTGCACCACAAGCTGTGGGTGATGACGACGACGATGATTCTGCAGGCAGTGATTCACATTGTTTTGAGTTGAACAAGCCAAGCAACATGGGATCTAAAGTACACGAAGAAGAGATTGTGGACAAAAATCTTGACGGGACATTGAAATCCAAGGTCAAGAAGAAAAAACCAGTACCGCGAGAAGGGTTTAAAAATCATATCCCGTCTAGCTTGCAAGTGAAGTTTGGAGAACAAATGGCTTGGGCCTTGTCATCTAATTCAAATAAGAAGTCCCAGTCATTTGACGCAGCGGAGGGGGTGACCACAGATACAAAGCTAGTCGAAGGAACTATAATATCTGAAGagcctgaacactttgaaactAGCGAAAATGGTGGctttgaaagaaaaaacaactcAAATGAATTGCACAGCACCAGTAAAAACCACATTATTGATAATCTCATAAGAGGTCAACTTTTGGCATCAGAGGGTGGTAACATACACGCTGAACATAATAATTATGGTGAGGCATCCTGCAGCAATGCTGGATGGAGGAATCAGGCCAGCCCTGTGAGGCAGTGGACGGCGACTCTTGATATATCCGAGCCATCCAAAGTGAATTCAGGATCAAAGGACAATACTTTGAAAGCAAAGCTTCTTGAAGCAAGATCAAAGGGGCAGCGATCACGTTTGAAGGGCTTTAAAGGGTCCTTTTAGAGGATTAAGAAATCGGGAAAATTCGACAATAAGTTCGCCAGAACTTGAATCTTGTAATGGTGATGGTGGTTACTACGAGTACTGTTCTGCATTCTCCACTCTTGTCTCTCTTCCCTTTCATGTGGAATTTTCactttgttaataattttaacTCTGTATCTGGAACATATTTCTTGTTGAGGGTTTATTCTGTATACTTCTGTAGATGTAAGTGTCATGTTAAACTAATCGAATCGACGTATGAGAAGTAAAAACAATATACAGTTTTGTATACTTTCTTTAGTATGTATTTTTTTCGTTCATCTCTTGTTTCAGTTTGACATGCTAACTTTAAAGTCTATATTAGAGTTGAGGGGTAAGTGTTCTAGAGCATAAAGTCTATATTA
It contains:
- the LOC123909484 gene encoding uncharacterized protein At5g41620-like is translated as MKSREVKAEKKAKLGQKLRREVLVVGKSSSKPPSTPLPSSSSFTLRISSPNNNNNNNNNNKQCSNNSNSSVIIHQDHHRYQTLPTVSVRKLAAALWEFNHYFPLFQMHRPVAADSRLRRRHYNDKAHDISNFLADASPSSPDQPASASSLRRHVAASLMQHHRAIERNNHALQPLSPASYGSSMEMTPYNPAATPNSSLDFKGRIGEPHYSLKTSTELLKVLNRIWSLEEQHASNISLIKTLKTELDHTRIRVKELLRDRQADRHEVDDLMKQIAEDKLVRKSKEQERLLAAVQSVREELGDERKLRKRSESIHRKLARELSEMKSSLTSALKDLEQERTRRKLLENLCDKFARGINEYEQEVHALKQKSEKDWVQRADQDRLVLHISESWLDERMQMQLEAAQNGFTDKNSIVDKLSLEIETFIKAKQNSRNTENPVVRERRNSLESVPLNDIVSAPQAVGDDDDDDSAGSDSHCFELNKPSNMGSKVHEEEIVDKNLDGTLKSKVKKKKPVPREGFKNHIPSSLQVKFGEQMAWALSSNSNKKSQSFDAAEGVTTDTKLVEGTIISEEPEHFETSENGGFERKNNSNELHSTSKNHIIDNLIRGQLLASEGGNIHAEHNNYGEASCSNAGWRNQASPVRQWTATLDISEPSKVNSGSKDNTLKAKLLEARSKGQRSRLKGFKGSF